A genomic segment from Gammaproteobacteria bacterium encodes:
- a CDS encoding DUF2092 domain-containing protein: MNQSIEEISMSVMNSRMASALFSLGVLALSMTAIPQVRAQAAAVDPAATRILQRMTDYIGGLTQFSVHTENTLEDQLDSGQRIDMDIAADVTVRRPNKLHAARAGELVSQDFYYDGKTLTLFNPSDEVYAKEPAPATIEKMLDYAREDLGVVIPASDLVYRNAFGIMMQDVTSAVVLGKASIGGVTCDHLAFGRPDVDFQIWVADGDRPLPCKYVVTDTSTPAQISTVTVMSDWNLAPKVPDSAFEFVPPEGAQAISFLPLEKTSGSAR, from the coding sequence ATGAATCAATCGATCGAGGAGATCAGTATGAGCGTAATGAATTCTAGGATGGCTTCAGCGTTGTTCTCGCTCGGGGTGCTCGCACTCTCGATGACTGCGATTCCGCAGGTCCGGGCGCAGGCAGCCGCGGTGGATCCGGCTGCCACACGGATTCTGCAGCGTATGACCGACTACATCGGCGGCCTGACGCAGTTCAGCGTGCACACGGAAAACACCCTCGAAGACCAGCTAGACTCGGGACAGAGGATCGATATGGATATCGCGGCGGACGTGACGGTTCGGCGGCCCAACAAGCTGCATGCCGCACGCGCGGGTGAACTGGTCAGCCAGGATTTCTATTACGATGGCAAGACCCTGACCCTGTTCAATCCTTCCGACGAGGTCTATGCGAAGGAACCCGCGCCCGCAACGATCGAGAAGATGCTCGACTATGCGCGCGAAGACCTGGGGGTCGTTATTCCAGCGTCCGATCTTGTCTATCGCAATGCGTTCGGGATCATGATGCAGGACGTCACCTCCGCCGTCGTCCTCGGCAAGGCGAGTATCGGAGGCGTCACCTGTGATCACCTGGCCTTCGGTCGGCCCGATGTGGACTTTCAGATCTGGGTTGCCGATGGGGATCGGCCCCTGCCTTGCAAGTATGTCGTTACCGACACCAGCACACCGGCGCAGATCAGCACGGTCACCGTCATGAGCGACTGGAACCTCGCCCCGAAGGTGCCCGATAGCGCGTTCGAGTTTGTCCCGCCTGAAGGGGCACAGGCCATTTCGTTCCTGCCGCTCGAAAAGACAAGTGGTTCGGCGCGCTGA
- a CDS encoding paraquat-inducible protein A has product MTDDPIAPEGDPAARACPDCDLLQVIPELPPGGKARCARCGRMLATRSSAPSDLPLALTLTALLVLIVANTMPLMGLSVAGRQAITTIGGGAYQMWLQGQEVTAVTVAFCALIAPAGYILFMLIVLLAAKRPPAPQWVGDMLRWADAMQPWAMVDVMMLGILVALVKIADLARVEPDIGMYAVGILILLFPAISVSLNPEEIWARLEWADGESPLPAPETSTPEPPSSGSTP; this is encoded by the coding sequence GTGACGGATGATCCGATCGCTCCAGAGGGGGACCCCGCGGCCCGCGCCTGTCCGGATTGCGACCTGCTACAGGTCATTCCGGAACTCCCCCCGGGGGGCAAGGCTCGGTGCGCGCGTTGTGGTCGGATGCTTGCGACGCGGAGCTCCGCCCCGAGCGATCTTCCACTCGCGCTCACCCTCACCGCCTTACTGGTCCTGATCGTCGCCAATACGATGCCGCTGATGGGGCTGTCGGTCGCGGGGCGCCAGGCAATCACCACCATCGGCGGTGGCGCCTACCAGATGTGGCTCCAGGGCCAAGAGGTAACGGCCGTGACCGTGGCCTTCTGTGCGCTGATCGCCCCGGCTGGCTATATCCTGTTCATGCTGATCGTTCTCCTCGCGGCAAAGAGACCGCCGGCACCGCAGTGGGTCGGTGACATGCTGCGCTGGGCCGATGCGATGCAGCCATGGGCGATGGTCGATGTGATGATGCTCGGCATACTGGTCGCGCTCGTCAAGATTGCGGACCTGGCCCGGGTGGAGCCTGACATCGGCATGTACGCGGTCGGCATCCTGATACTGCTCTTTCCTGCCATTTCGGTCAGCCTGAATCCGGAGGAAATCTGGGCGCGGCTCGAGTGGGCCGACGGGGAGTCGCCGCTCCCGGCACCTGAAACTTCGACACCTGAGCCCCCGTCCTCCGGCTCGACACCATGA
- a CDS encoding paraquat-inducible protein A — MRTSPLTAAQAGLVNCETCGLLSQPASAAEPGYCPRCGMALEWRRPRSIQTTWALVTAAAICYIPANLLPVLGTTTLGSTEYDTIMGGVVFLYTTGSWPLALIVLIASVMVPLGKLVALSYLLITVQRGSIRSNRERTRLYRMVEIIGRWSMLDVFVDTFTVALVQLKPLMSIQPGPGVAFFAAVVVLTMIAASTFDPRLIWDAGVDKEFRNA, encoded by the coding sequence ATGAGGACATCCCCGCTGACTGCGGCTCAGGCCGGACTGGTAAACTGCGAGACCTGCGGTCTCCTGTCGCAACCGGCCAGTGCGGCGGAACCTGGCTATTGTCCGCGTTGCGGAATGGCGCTCGAATGGCGCCGCCCCCGGTCCATCCAGACCACCTGGGCGCTCGTCACCGCCGCGGCGATCTGCTATATTCCCGCCAATCTCCTGCCGGTGCTCGGCACGACCACGCTCGGGTCCACCGAATACGACACCATCATGGGCGGGGTGGTGTTTCTCTACACCACGGGGTCCTGGCCGCTGGCCCTCATCGTGCTGATCGCGAGTGTGATGGTCCCGCTCGGCAAGCTGGTCGCTCTCAGCTATCTGCTGATCACGGTGCAGCGTGGCTCGATTCGGAGCAACCGGGAGCGGACCCGGCTCTATCGCATGGTCGAGATCATCGGCCGCTGGTCGATGCTGGACGTGTTCGTCGATACCTTTACCGTCGCGCTGGTGCAGCTAAAGCCCCTCATGTCGATACAGCCTGGCCCCGGGGTGGCGTTTTTCGCGGCGGTGGTCGTGCTCACGATGATCGCGGCAAGCACCTTCGATCCCCGCCTGATCTGGGACGCGGGTGTCGATAAGGAGTTCCGAAATGCCTGA
- a CDS encoding MlaD family protein, which produces MPEPVDHETLPRATLTPRRRVRISVIWLIPLVAAVVAIGIAVNRILNEGPTISIVFKAAEGVEAGKTFIKYKDVKIGQVTAVKLDEDYDKVRVTAQIDKDAEGLMVEDAKFWIVEPRITLSGVSGLGTLLSGNYIGFEKGSSKKRQRRFTGLKVASVITIDQPGRQFVLKASDMGSLGIGSPIYFRRIRVGQVMAYDLAADGKDVTIKAFVNAPYDQFVTQETRFWNASGLDVSLGADGLDVRTQSLVALLIGGVAFETPTFAASGEPAAADSSFTLYGDRTTAMKQPETIARHYVVYFSESIRGLSAGAPVTLLGIPAGEITEVGIDLDPETLNPRARVEVVAYPERVVARLNAQQTATGEDIVRSKQQANAFFERLVEEWGLRAQLRTGSLITGQRYVALDFFPDAPKAEIDWNKEIPVVPTVPSTLPDLEAKVTGILDKLDKIPYEAIGNDTKKTLETLNKAIEHIDAGITPELKSSIVELRRVLATTDRVLKNTDATLLGKDAPGQLELRDALQEVARAARSVRVLSDYLELHPDALLRGKSAEKP; this is translated from the coding sequence ATGCCTGAACCCGTCGACCACGAGACCCTTCCCCGGGCAACCCTGACGCCGAGAAGGCGCGTGCGGATCTCGGTCATCTGGCTCATTCCGCTGGTCGCCGCAGTCGTGGCGATCGGAATCGCGGTCAACCGCATCCTGAACGAAGGGCCGACGATTTCCATCGTCTTCAAAGCGGCTGAGGGCGTCGAGGCGGGAAAGACCTTCATCAAGTACAAGGACGTGAAGATCGGTCAGGTGACGGCGGTTAAGCTGGACGAGGATTACGATAAGGTCAGGGTGACCGCCCAGATCGACAAGGACGCGGAAGGACTCATGGTCGAGGACGCCAAGTTCTGGATTGTCGAACCGCGCATCACCCTGAGCGGGGTCTCGGGTCTGGGAACCCTGCTCTCCGGCAACTATATCGGCTTCGAAAAGGGTAGCTCGAAAAAGAGACAGCGCAGGTTTACCGGGCTCAAGGTGGCGTCGGTCATCACCATCGATCAGCCGGGCCGGCAGTTTGTGCTTAAGGCCAGCGATATGGGCTCCCTGGGGATCGGCTCGCCGATCTATTTTCGCCGTATCCGCGTGGGTCAAGTAATGGCCTACGATCTCGCTGCAGATGGAAAGGATGTCACGATCAAGGCCTTCGTCAACGCGCCCTATGACCAGTTCGTCACCCAGGAGACTCGCTTCTGGAACGCCAGCGGACTCGACGTCTCTCTGGGCGCGGACGGCCTGGACGTGCGCACGCAATCGCTGGTGGCGCTGCTCATCGGTGGCGTCGCGTTCGAGACGCCGACCTTCGCTGCCTCAGGCGAGCCCGCCGCCGCGGACAGTAGCTTCACCCTGTACGGCGACCGGACCACCGCCATGAAGCAGCCAGAAACGATTGCAAGACACTACGTGGTCTACTTCAGCGAGTCGATCCGCGGGCTATCCGCGGGCGCCCCGGTTACGCTCCTCGGAATCCCGGCAGGCGAGATCACCGAGGTGGGGATCGACCTGGACCCGGAGACATTAAACCCGCGCGCGCGGGTGGAGGTTGTTGCCTATCCGGAGCGCGTCGTCGCACGCCTGAACGCACAGCAGACGGCGACCGGCGAGGATATCGTTCGCAGCAAGCAACAAGCGAACGCCTTCTTTGAGCGGTTGGTCGAGGAATGGGGGCTGCGCGCCCAACTCCGCACCGGAAGCCTGATCACCGGACAGCGGTACGTGGCCCTGGATTTCTTTCCGGACGCTCCCAAGGCAGAGATCGACTGGAACAAGGAGATCCCGGTGGTTCCAACGGTACCGAGCACCCTGCCGGACCTGGAGGCCAAGGTCACCGGAATCCTCGACAAGCTGGACAAGATCCCCTACGAGGCGATCGGCAACGACACCAAGAAGACCCTCGAGACGCTCAACAAGGCGATCGAGCATATTGACGCAGGTATCACCCCGGAGTTGAAGTCGTCAATCGTCGAACTCCGCCGCGTGCTTGCAACCACCGACCGCGTGCTCAAGAACACGGACGCGACCCTGCTCGGCAAGGATGCCCCGGGTCAGCTCGAGCTGCGCGACGCCCTGCAGGAGGTGGCACGCGCCGCGCGCTCGGTGCGAGTGCTCAGCGACTATCTCGAACTCCACCCCGATGCGCTGCTTCGGGGTAAATCCGCGGAGAAGCCCTGA
- a CDS encoding PqiC family protein, whose product MRRPATLLVSALVAILVGGCASPVSRFYTLSATTSAAEPESQLSVSVGPVSVPAAVDRPEMVVSIGANQVRLEEFNRWVSPLKDEISRVVAENLVAMLGTGKVTQSLQVLSGDAAYRASIEVQRFESAQGESARLDAVWTVSRNKDDNSMTGRTSVQEKVQQEGYEGLAAAHSRAIARLSRDIADAVRTLEGASR is encoded by the coding sequence ATGAGACGACCCGCTACTCTCCTTGTTTCTGCGTTAGTCGCGATCCTCGTCGGGGGATGTGCGTCGCCGGTGTCGCGCTTCTATACCCTGAGCGCCACGACTTCAGCCGCCGAACCTGAATCCCAGCTGTCCGTGTCCGTAGGCCCGGTCTCCGTGCCGGCCGCGGTCGATCGTCCCGAGATGGTCGTCTCAATCGGCGCGAATCAGGTGCGGCTCGAGGAGTTCAACCGTTGGGTGTCGCCCCTGAAGGACGAAATCTCGCGCGTGGTCGCCGAGAACCTCGTCGCGATGCTGGGTACCGGGAAGGTGACCCAATCTCTCCAGGTCTTGAGCGGGGACGCGGCCTATCGCGCCTCCATCGAGGTGCAGCGCTTCGAATCGGCGCAGGGGGAGTCCGCTAGGCTGGATGCGGTTTGGACCGTGAGCCGAAACAAGGACGACAACTCCATGACAGGGCGTACGAGCGTGCAGGAGAAAGTGCAGCAGGAAGGCTACGAAGGGCTGGCCGCTGCGCACAGCCGCGCGATCGCTCGCCTGAGTCGGGACATCGCGGACGCGGTGCGGACGCTAGAGGGTGCGTCGCGCTGA